The DNA region aggtcctcaaGGTCATTGGGAAGGGGAGCTTTGGGCAGGTGGTCAAGGCCTATGACCACAAAGTCCACCAGCACGTGGCCCTGAAGATGGTGAGGAACGAGAAGCGTTTCCACCGGCAGGCGGCCGAGGAGATCCGCATCCTGGAGCACCTGCGGAAGCAGGACAAGGACAACACCATGAACGTCATCCACATGCTGGAGAACTTCACCTTCCGCAACCACATCTGCATGACGTTTGAGCTGCTCAGCATGAACCTCTACGAGCTCATCAAGAAGAACAAGTTCCAGGGCTTCAGCCTGCCTTTGGTTCGCAAGTTCGCCCACTCCATCCTGCAGTGCCTGGATGCTTTGCACAAAAACAGGATAATTCACTGTGACTTGAAGCCCGAGAACATTTTACTGAAGCAGCAGGGTAGAAGCGGGATTAAAGTGATTGATTTTGGCTCCAGTTGTTACGAGCATCAGCGGGTCTACACGTACATCCAGTCCCGTTTTTACCGGGCCCCGGAAGTGATCCTCGGCGCCAGGTACGGCATGCCCATCGACATGTGGAGCCTGGGCTGCATCCTAGCGGAGCTCCTGACTGGTTACCCCCTGTTGCCTGGGGAGGATGAAGGGGACCAGCTGGCCTGTATGATTGAACTGCTGGGCATGCCCTCCCAGAAACTGCTGGATGCGTCCAAGCGAGCCAAAAATTTTGTGAGCTCCAAGGGTTATCCCCGTTACTGCACTGTCACGACTCTCTCAGACGGCTCCGTGGTTCTCAACGGAGGCCGTTCCCGGAGAGGGAAACTGAGGGGCCCACCGGAGAGCAGAGAGTGGGGGAATGCACTGAAGGGGTGTGACGATCCCCTTTTCCTTGACTTCTTAAAACAGTGTTTAGAATGGGATCCTGCGGTTCGCATGACCCCTGGCCAGGCTTTGCGGCATCCCTGGCTGAGGAGGCGGCTGCCAAAGCCTCCGACGGGGGAGAAGACGTCAGTGAAAAGGATCACCGAGAGCACTGGTGCTATCACATCCATTTCCAAGTTACCTCCACCTTCCAGCTCAGCCTCCAAACTGAGGACTAATTTGGCACAGATGACAGATGCCAATGGGAATATTCAGCAGAGGACAGTGTTGCCAAAACTTGTTAGCTGAGCTCAGTCCCCCGATGCTGGTAATTCTGAAAGATACGACATTGCTGAGCCTTACTGGGTTGAAAAGGAGTAGCTCAGACCTGTTTTTATTTGCTCAATAACTCGactcatttgtatctttttggcacttattttaatgtaagaaggttgtttgttttgtttttataaaatacatgGGGACAATGCTTTAAGTTTTTATACTTTCTGAAACTTTTTGTGTTCTAAAAGTACGATGAGCCTTACTGTATTTAGTGTGGCAGAGTAATAAACATCAGTGGCAGGCCATTGATTACGTCATGACTGCCGCGCATCTACAGATTGGTGTCAAAGACGTTCACTATGTGTTCATGGTTCATAGTATATTCTCCCCAAGGTGATTGCCTCTGAAGgcccccccttctctctccacgCTTCAGGTTCATGCACAGGTGCAACCTGTCCTGCTTCCGTTTTCCATAAGTTACCCAGGTGGTAGTGATGGTGGGAGGAGAATGGTCAGGATGAAAATGATATTCTAAGAAAAACTGCACCTTAGAGATTTTTCCCTAAAATAGTGCTCAGAGACAAAATAAAATCCCCACAGTTGAAATGCCCAGTTAGCATTCTGACATTCTAACGGCCGGCCAAGCAGACCTGGTGGATGAATGGAAACGTGTGTTCCTCCAGATTCTCCAATGTGATCAGCGAGCTGTTTTGCAAAGAAGCCTTGTTTAACAAAATTGGTTTTGCACCtaaatttagaaatgtattacATGAACTGTTCCTCCCCTCTCTTTGCTCTTCTCCCTGCTGTTCTTCTTTC from Pseudorca crassidens isolate mPseCra1 chromosome 11, mPseCra1.hap1, whole genome shotgun sequence includes:
- the DYRK2 gene encoding dual specificity tyrosine-phosphorylation-regulated kinase 2 isoform X2; the protein is MNDHLHVGSHSHGQIQVQQLFEDNSNKRTVLTTQPNGLTTVGKTGLPVVPERQLESIHRRQGSSTSLKSLEGVGKVKAIPMTPEQAMKQYMQKLSSFEHHEIFSYPEIYFLGPNAKKRQGVTGGPNNGGYDDDQGSYVQVPHDHVAYRYEVLKVIGKGSFGQVVKAYDHKVHQHVALKMVRNEKRFHRQAAEEIRILEHLRKQDKDNTMNVIHMLENFTFRNHICMTFELLSMNLYELIKKNKFQGFSLPLVRKFAHSILQCLDALHKNRIIHCDLKPENILLKQQGRSGIKVIDFGSSCYEHQRVYTYIQSRFYRAPEVILGARYGMPIDMWSLGCILAELLTGYPLLPGEDEGDQLACMIELLGMPSQKLLDASKRAKNFVSSKGYPRYCTVTTLSDGSVVLNGGRSRRGKLRGPPESREWGNALKGCDDPLFLDFLKQCLEWDPAVRMTPGQALRHPWLRRRLPKPPTGEKTSVKRITESTGAITSISKLPPPSSSASKLRTNLAQMTDANGNIQQRTVLPKLVS
- the DYRK2 gene encoding dual specificity tyrosine-phosphorylation-regulated kinase 2 isoform X1, yielding MLTRKPSAAAPAAYPTGRGGDSAVRQLQASPGLGAGAPRSGVGTGPPSPIALPPLRASNAATAAHTIGGSKHTMNDHLHVGSHSHGQIQVQQLFEDNSNKRTVLTTQPNGLTTVGKTGLPVVPERQLESIHRRQGSSTSLKSLEGVGKVKAIPMTPEQAMKQYMQKLSSFEHHEIFSYPEIYFLGPNAKKRQGVTGGPNNGGYDDDQGSYVQVPHDHVAYRYEVLKVIGKGSFGQVVKAYDHKVHQHVALKMVRNEKRFHRQAAEEIRILEHLRKQDKDNTMNVIHMLENFTFRNHICMTFELLSMNLYELIKKNKFQGFSLPLVRKFAHSILQCLDALHKNRIIHCDLKPENILLKQQGRSGIKVIDFGSSCYEHQRVYTYIQSRFYRAPEVILGARYGMPIDMWSLGCILAELLTGYPLLPGEDEGDQLACMIELLGMPSQKLLDASKRAKNFVSSKGYPRYCTVTTLSDGSVVLNGGRSRRGKLRGPPESREWGNALKGCDDPLFLDFLKQCLEWDPAVRMTPGQALRHPWLRRRLPKPPTGEKTSVKRITESTGAITSISKLPPPSSSASKLRTNLAQMTDANGNIQQRTVLPKLVS